Proteins from a genomic interval of Trifolium pratense cultivar HEN17-A07 linkage group LG6, ARS_RC_1.1, whole genome shotgun sequence:
- the LOC123888185 gene encoding uncharacterized protein LOC123888185 isoform X1, translating to MHGKLEMSATENPKKVGAPPIVKLNKALKLAEVWVKNMSRSADDETPSVDTEGRPQRLGLGAKVSRQTKVGPSNDPVERKLNAKLDAEKRKAANIAKECTTIASDDDDEDNEDESRTNAFSKRKAPAPLTRPMPGNKKPK from the exons GCACGGAAAGCTTGAAATGAGTGCTACAGAAAATCCAAAGAAAGTTGGTGCTCCCCCAATTGTCAAGTTGAATAAGGCCTTGAAATTG GCTGAGGTATGGGTAAAAAATATGAGCAGATCTGCAGACGATGAAACACCAAGTGTGGATACAGAGGGTCGACCTCAAAG GCTTGGTCTAGGTGCAAAAGTTTCACGGCAAACCAAAGTAGGGCCTTCAAATGACCCTGTTGAAAGGAAATTGAATGCCAAATTAGATGCTGAAAAAAGAAAAGCAGCCAATATTGCCAAAGAGTGTACTACAATTGCTAGTGACGACGATGATGAAGACAACGAAGATGAAAGCAGAACTAATGCTTTTTCCAAGAGGAAGGCCCCGGCTCCTTTGACCCGGCCTATGCCGGGAAATAAGAAGCCGAAGTGA
- the LOC123888184 gene encoding uncharacterized protein LOC123888184 isoform X2: MFIDQDEIKDQGNVVESTRTELGSEDSLKTDSKRKRKSRKKSRDMDSNDLSATLKSEVTHNQHSNQQSRDNIDLDKIMEDFCQIERACSLMHDDDDSKVLAQSNQKNINSEELARDAIHDFVNQMILNGKDMVEDKKFLCSHELMETLQVISSDKELFLKLLQDPNSHLLRYIQELENAQGRSEKEYNSVADSNFSEQDLGNLKQTRDIVNRKHHKFFWKKVKSQSKVPTNKNVKTEVPNRIVILKPAPTKMQNSESENNVVSSLDSRDIVHYKDPSVRVGSPFSLTEIKRKLKHAIGKEKHGNHKLPAERQNNDSRGKAICKDKTGMKSPNKDHFFIEKIARPMFDVVKGTKTGINESGSSKEKVSNLYIEAKKHLSEMLVDNGDDNTSISSRQIPKTLGRILSLPEYNFSPLGSPGGNLEHNFLTTHARLSTSDKTWEVNEDSLSPKQDTYIEQPYQETNNSRNQSSVCDKRSNEVPEIESDSTLSHDPDHVDTAEISYPVRDEIVAEGNLEFTKDIIVLESSSDPNCCTAGKDQNHDVSKIAVDAICSECLNGDLKENQQSSPLSSPSHSSITEKMEELESCTDLSGRPSPVSVLDIPFSDDDPGYSTCQPVKLCIQSLQIRFEEQDCSSLDRFHRRKSCLEENELIYDYINAVFHAASLTQDQLLMKCLSSDKILDPSLFDQVEFFSNMLCHEQKLLFDCINEVLMEVCWNYFGVSPWVSFVNPSIRPTPNMKKIILKVWEGVCWHVLPLPPPHTLEQIVRKDMARNGTWMDLRLDAETVGFEMGDVILVELMEDAILSFVNQSTES; the protein is encoded by the exons ATGTTCATTGACCAGGATGAAATAAAGGATCAAGGTAATGTTGTTGAATCGACACGAACCGAATTAGGGTCTGAAGATTCGCTGAAGACAGattccaaaagaaaaagaaaatcacGAAAGAAAAGCCGAGATATGGACAGCAATGATTTGAGTGCAACTTTGAAATCTGAAGTCACACATAATCAGCATTCAAATCAACAATCAAGAGATAATATAGATTTGGACAAGATTATGGAAGATTTTTGTCAAATTGAACGTGCTTGTTCCTTGATGCATGATGACGATGATAGCAAAGTTCTTGCTCAATCAAACCAAAAGAATATCAATTCTGAAGAACTTGCAAGAGATGCAATTCATGATTTTGTGAATCAGATGATATTGAATGGGAAAGATATGGTAGAAGATAAAAAATTCCTTTGCTCTCACGAACTCATGGAAACACTTCAGGTTATAAGCTCGGATAAGGAATTGTTTCTAAAACTTCTACAAGATCCAAATTCCCACTTACTGCGATATATTCAGGAGTTGGAAAATGCTCAAGGGAGAAGTGAAAAAGAATACAATTCTGTTGCTGATTCCAACTTCTCCGAACAAGACCTTGGCAATCTAAAACAAACTCGAGATATTGTCAACCGCAAGCATCATAAATTTTTCTGGAAAAAGGTAAAGTCTCAATCAAAAGTtccaacaaataaaaatgtgaaaactGAGGTTCCAAATAGAATTGTCATTCTGAAACCTGCACCAACAAAAATGCAAAATTCAGAAAGTGAAAACAATGTTGTTTCGTCGCTTGATTCTCGTGATATTGTCCATTACAAAGATCCTTCTGTGAGAGTTGGTTCACCTTTTTCTCTTACAGAgataaaaaggaaattaaaaCATGCTATAGGAAAGGAGAAGCATGGAAACCACAAACTCCCTGCTGAACGTCAAAACAATGACTCGAGAGGCAAAGCCATTTGTAAAGATAAAACTGGAATGAAATCTCCTAATAAGGATCAttttttcattgaaaaaattGCAAGACCTATGTTTGATGTTGTAAAAGGAACCAAGACTGGTATAAATGAAAGTGGTTCTTCGAAGGAAAAAGTTTCGAACTTATACATCGAGGCTAAGAAACATTTATCTGAGATGCTGGTAGATAATGGAGATGATAACACAAGCATTTCTAGCAGGCAGATTCCGAAAACCCTTGGGAGAATACTATCTCTTCCTGAGTACAACTTTTCTCCTCTTGGAAGTCCTGGAGGGAATTTGGAGCATAATTTTTTGACTACACATGCAAGATTATCCACTTCAGATAAAACTTGGGAGGTTAATGAGGATAGCTTGTCTCCCAAGCAAGACACCTATATTGAACAACCCTATCAGGAAACAAACAATTCAAGGAACCAATCAAGCGTTTGTGACAAAAGATCTAATGAAGTACCAGAAATTGAGTCAGACTCAACTCTCTCACATGATCCTGATCACGTTGATACTGCTGAAATCAGTTATCCTGTTAGAGACGAGATAGTTGCGGAAG GTAATTTAGAATTCACAAAAGATATTATTGTTTTGGAATCTTCCTCAGATCCAAACTGCTGTACTGCAGGGAAGGACCAAAATCATGATGTCTCAAAAATTGCTGTTGATGCTATATGTTCTGAATGTTTGAATGGG GATTTAAAAGAGAACCAACAATCATCTCCACTATCTTCCCCTTCTCACTCTTCCATCACTGAGAAAATGGAAGAGCTAGAAAGTTGTACAGATTTATCTGGTCGACCAAGTCCAGTATCTGTGCTCGATATACCGTTCTCCGATGATGACCCTGGCTACTCCACATGTCAGCCTG TTAAATTATGCATACAATCGCTACAAATTCGATTTGAGGAACAAGACTGTTCATCGTTGGATCGATTTCATAGAAGAAAATCTTGTCTGGAAGAAAATGAATTGATATATGACTACATAAATGCTGTCTTCCACGCCGCTAGCTTGACACAAGATCAACTATTGATGAAATGTCTTTCCTCAGACAAGATACTAGATCCTTCCTTGTTTGATCAGGTAGAGTTCTTCTCAAACATGCTTTGCCACGAACAGAAGCTCCTATTCGACTGTATCAACGAGGTTCTCATGGAGGTTTGTTGGAATTACTTTGGGGTTTCACCTTGGGTATCATTTGTAAATCCGAGTATAAGGCCAACTCCAAATATGAAGAAGATTATTCTCAAGGTCTGGGAAGGAGTGTGTTGGCATGTCCTTCCTTTACCCCCACCGCATACTTTGGAACAAATTGTTAGGAAAGACATGGCAAGAAATGGAACATGGATGGACCTTCGACTCGATGCTGAAACAGTTGGTTTTGAAATGGGTGATGTCATTCTTGTAGAGCTGATGGAAGATGCAATATTGAGCTTTGTGAATCAAAGTACAGAAAGTTAA
- the LOC123888185 gene encoding uncharacterized protein LOC123888185 isoform X2: MSATENPKKVGAPPIVKLNKALKLAEVWVKNMSRSADDETPSVDTEGRPQRLGLGAKVSRQTKVGPSNDPVERKLNAKLDAEKRKAANIAKECTTIASDDDDEDNEDESRTNAFSKRKAPAPLTRPMPGNKKPK; the protein is encoded by the exons ATGAGTGCTACAGAAAATCCAAAGAAAGTTGGTGCTCCCCCAATTGTCAAGTTGAATAAGGCCTTGAAATTG GCTGAGGTATGGGTAAAAAATATGAGCAGATCTGCAGACGATGAAACACCAAGTGTGGATACAGAGGGTCGACCTCAAAG GCTTGGTCTAGGTGCAAAAGTTTCACGGCAAACCAAAGTAGGGCCTTCAAATGACCCTGTTGAAAGGAAATTGAATGCCAAATTAGATGCTGAAAAAAGAAAAGCAGCCAATATTGCCAAAGAGTGTACTACAATTGCTAGTGACGACGATGATGAAGACAACGAAGATGAAAGCAGAACTAATGCTTTTTCCAAGAGGAAGGCCCCGGCTCCTTTGACCCGGCCTATGCCGGGAAATAAGAAGCCGAAGTGA
- the LOC123888184 gene encoding uncharacterized protein LOC123888184 isoform X1 — protein MTKRSQRFPVQYEKDQSGCMWGFISMFDFRHARFTRKLIADKRHNNKHALGAVLTKNKFEALSNLDEEYQGNMDRGESKRLTVTTDADKLSVKKLIEEEMFIDQDEIKDQGNVVESTRTELGSEDSLKTDSKRKRKSRKKSRDMDSNDLSATLKSEVTHNQHSNQQSRDNIDLDKIMEDFCQIERACSLMHDDDDSKVLAQSNQKNINSEELARDAIHDFVNQMILNGKDMVEDKKFLCSHELMETLQVISSDKELFLKLLQDPNSHLLRYIQELENAQGRSEKEYNSVADSNFSEQDLGNLKQTRDIVNRKHHKFFWKKVKSQSKVPTNKNVKTEVPNRIVILKPAPTKMQNSESENNVVSSLDSRDIVHYKDPSVRVGSPFSLTEIKRKLKHAIGKEKHGNHKLPAERQNNDSRGKAICKDKTGMKSPNKDHFFIEKIARPMFDVVKGTKTGINESGSSKEKVSNLYIEAKKHLSEMLVDNGDDNTSISSRQIPKTLGRILSLPEYNFSPLGSPGGNLEHNFLTTHARLSTSDKTWEVNEDSLSPKQDTYIEQPYQETNNSRNQSSVCDKRSNEVPEIESDSTLSHDPDHVDTAEISYPVRDEIVAEGNLEFTKDIIVLESSSDPNCCTAGKDQNHDVSKIAVDAICSECLNGDLKENQQSSPLSSPSHSSITEKMEELESCTDLSGRPSPVSVLDIPFSDDDPGYSTCQPVKLCIQSLQIRFEEQDCSSLDRFHRRKSCLEENELIYDYINAVFHAASLTQDQLLMKCLSSDKILDPSLFDQVEFFSNMLCHEQKLLFDCINEVLMEVCWNYFGVSPWVSFVNPSIRPTPNMKKIILKVWEGVCWHVLPLPPPHTLEQIVRKDMARNGTWMDLRLDAETVGFEMGDVILVELMEDAILSFVNQSTES, from the exons TGGATGAAGAATATCAAGGCAATATG GACAGAGGAGAGAGTAAGAGACTAACGGTGACTACCGATGCTGACAAGCTTAGTGTGAAGAAACTCATAGAAGAAGAGATGTTCATTGACCAGGATGAAATAAAGGATCAAGGTAATGTTGTTGAATCGACACGAACCGAATTAGGGTCTGAAGATTCGCTGAAGACAGattccaaaagaaaaagaaaatcacGAAAGAAAAGCCGAGATATGGACAGCAATGATTTGAGTGCAACTTTGAAATCTGAAGTCACACATAATCAGCATTCAAATCAACAATCAAGAGATAATATAGATTTGGACAAGATTATGGAAGATTTTTGTCAAATTGAACGTGCTTGTTCCTTGATGCATGATGACGATGATAGCAAAGTTCTTGCTCAATCAAACCAAAAGAATATCAATTCTGAAGAACTTGCAAGAGATGCAATTCATGATTTTGTGAATCAGATGATATTGAATGGGAAAGATATGGTAGAAGATAAAAAATTCCTTTGCTCTCACGAACTCATGGAAACACTTCAGGTTATAAGCTCGGATAAGGAATTGTTTCTAAAACTTCTACAAGATCCAAATTCCCACTTACTGCGATATATTCAGGAGTTGGAAAATGCTCAAGGGAGAAGTGAAAAAGAATACAATTCTGTTGCTGATTCCAACTTCTCCGAACAAGACCTTGGCAATCTAAAACAAACTCGAGATATTGTCAACCGCAAGCATCATAAATTTTTCTGGAAAAAGGTAAAGTCTCAATCAAAAGTtccaacaaataaaaatgtgaaaactGAGGTTCCAAATAGAATTGTCATTCTGAAACCTGCACCAACAAAAATGCAAAATTCAGAAAGTGAAAACAATGTTGTTTCGTCGCTTGATTCTCGTGATATTGTCCATTACAAAGATCCTTCTGTGAGAGTTGGTTCACCTTTTTCTCTTACAGAgataaaaaggaaattaaaaCATGCTATAGGAAAGGAGAAGCATGGAAACCACAAACTCCCTGCTGAACGTCAAAACAATGACTCGAGAGGCAAAGCCATTTGTAAAGATAAAACTGGAATGAAATCTCCTAATAAGGATCAttttttcattgaaaaaattGCAAGACCTATGTTTGATGTTGTAAAAGGAACCAAGACTGGTATAAATGAAAGTGGTTCTTCGAAGGAAAAAGTTTCGAACTTATACATCGAGGCTAAGAAACATTTATCTGAGATGCTGGTAGATAATGGAGATGATAACACAAGCATTTCTAGCAGGCAGATTCCGAAAACCCTTGGGAGAATACTATCTCTTCCTGAGTACAACTTTTCTCCTCTTGGAAGTCCTGGAGGGAATTTGGAGCATAATTTTTTGACTACACATGCAAGATTATCCACTTCAGATAAAACTTGGGAGGTTAATGAGGATAGCTTGTCTCCCAAGCAAGACACCTATATTGAACAACCCTATCAGGAAACAAACAATTCAAGGAACCAATCAAGCGTTTGTGACAAAAGATCTAATGAAGTACCAGAAATTGAGTCAGACTCAACTCTCTCACATGATCCTGATCACGTTGATACTGCTGAAATCAGTTATCCTGTTAGAGACGAGATAGTTGCGGAAG GTAATTTAGAATTCACAAAAGATATTATTGTTTTGGAATCTTCCTCAGATCCAAACTGCTGTACTGCAGGGAAGGACCAAAATCATGATGTCTCAAAAATTGCTGTTGATGCTATATGTTCTGAATGTTTGAATGGG GATTTAAAAGAGAACCAACAATCATCTCCACTATCTTCCCCTTCTCACTCTTCCATCACTGAGAAAATGGAAGAGCTAGAAAGTTGTACAGATTTATCTGGTCGACCAAGTCCAGTATCTGTGCTCGATATACCGTTCTCCGATGATGACCCTGGCTACTCCACATGTCAGCCTG TTAAATTATGCATACAATCGCTACAAATTCGATTTGAGGAACAAGACTGTTCATCGTTGGATCGATTTCATAGAAGAAAATCTTGTCTGGAAGAAAATGAATTGATATATGACTACATAAATGCTGTCTTCCACGCCGCTAGCTTGACACAAGATCAACTATTGATGAAATGTCTTTCCTCAGACAAGATACTAGATCCTTCCTTGTTTGATCAGGTAGAGTTCTTCTCAAACATGCTTTGCCACGAACAGAAGCTCCTATTCGACTGTATCAACGAGGTTCTCATGGAGGTTTGTTGGAATTACTTTGGGGTTTCACCTTGGGTATCATTTGTAAATCCGAGTATAAGGCCAACTCCAAATATGAAGAAGATTATTCTCAAGGTCTGGGAAGGAGTGTGTTGGCATGTCCTTCCTTTACCCCCACCGCATACTTTGGAACAAATTGTTAGGAAAGACATGGCAAGAAATGGAACATGGATGGACCTTCGACTCGATGCTGAAACAGTTGGTTTTGAAATGGGTGATGTCATTCTTGTAGAGCTGATGGAAGATGCAATATTGAGCTTTGTGAATCAAAGTACAGAAAGTTAA